A DNA window from Candidatus Baltobacteraceae bacterium contains the following coding sequences:
- the ampC gene encoding class C beta-lactamase yields MILALTLAASISHAVDATVKPLMAKNSIPGMAVGVVAGGKPFFFYYGLASKQTGQPISARTLFELGSISKTFTATLASYAGQRGFISLSDKVEKYLPALRGTQFGGATLLNLGTHTAGVLPLQVPDGVDNDDQLVAYLKGFRSPKTPGTVRVYNNVSIGTLGLIVAKSMHEDFASLMDRRLFPELGLEHTYIDVPPAKMADYAEGYRTNGTPVRMTPGELWPEAYGVRTTAPDLTRFLRIQMGAIEVDPLVARAISATHTGYFRAGPMTQDLIWEQYPWPVALSALLEGTDMIEDVVPVRRLNPPLSPQPDVWLNKTGSTNGFAAYVAFVPSKHMGIVLLANKSYPLNERVKAAFDILSKL; encoded by the coding sequence TTGATTCTTGCGTTAACCCTCGCGGCGAGCATCTCGCACGCCGTCGACGCGACCGTTAAGCCGTTGATGGCCAAAAACAGCATTCCGGGGATGGCGGTCGGCGTCGTCGCCGGCGGCAAGCCGTTCTTCTTCTATTACGGCCTCGCGTCGAAGCAGACGGGGCAGCCGATTTCGGCGCGTACGCTGTTCGAGCTCGGATCGATCAGCAAGACGTTTACGGCGACGTTGGCGTCCTACGCCGGCCAGCGCGGCTTCATCTCGCTCTCGGATAAGGTCGAGAAGTATCTGCCCGCGCTGCGGGGCACGCAGTTCGGCGGTGCCACCTTACTCAATCTCGGTACGCACACCGCAGGTGTTCTTCCGCTGCAAGTTCCCGACGGCGTCGACAACGACGACCAGCTCGTCGCCTATTTGAAGGGCTTCCGCTCGCCCAAGACGCCGGGCACCGTGCGCGTGTACAACAACGTCAGCATCGGTACCCTAGGACTCATCGTCGCGAAAAGCATGCACGAAGATTTTGCATCGTTGATGGACCGGCGGCTCTTTCCCGAGCTAGGACTCGAACATACGTACATCGACGTTCCGCCCGCTAAAATGGCCGACTACGCCGAAGGCTACCGCACGAACGGCACCCCCGTGCGCATGACCCCGGGCGAGCTCTGGCCCGAGGCCTACGGCGTGAGAACCACCGCTCCGGACCTGACCCGGTTTCTGCGAATTCAGATGGGCGCGATCGAAGTCGACCCGCTCGTGGCGCGCGCGATCTCCGCGACGCATACCGGATACTTTCGAGCCGGACCGATGACTCAGGACCTGATCTGGGAACAGTACCCGTGGCCGGTGGCGTTATCGGCGCTGCTCGAAGGAACGGATATGATCGAGGACGTCGTTCCCGTGCGCCGGCTCAACCCCCCGTTATCGCCGCAGCCGGACGTCTGGCTAAACAAGACGGGATCGACGAACGGCTTCGCGGCCTACGTCGCGTTCGTTCCCTCAAAACACATGGGAATCGTCTTGCTGGCGAACAAGAGCTACCCCTTGAACGAACGCGTCAAAGCGGCGTTCGACATTCTCTCCAAACTGTGA
- a CDS encoding DPP IV N-terminal domain-containing protein, with protein sequence MLFALLLAVTLPAAGQRPLTIEDIYAQHPVSGTPPSAFLYAPDGNHYAFSVPGAREDDPPVLHVHDVRDGRDAVLQPAKSASRGSRSREISQVVWSHDGTRVAFLASGALHVADADGTHDRTLAADADDPQWSPGDTALAFVHDDELYEVTTAARERRLTFDGSETRINGDPDWLYSEELAVEHAFAWSPDGRSIAYLSFDESPIVPFPIQDFLPRINTVEEQRYPLAGSANPKVSLRVLDVASARSHAIYDGAPHDEYVLSFVWTPDGHSVVDEILDRSQHHLRLIAFGAATGDARTLLTESDAKFLDNEDSPPPHFLRDGKQFLWLSERAGVEALYRIDTATGAAVRLTGNYPVSDVEQVDERRGVAYVTAFYPTRRDAHLLLVSLRGGAMHDLTPGQGSHLVVMPERGRTYVDHFSSLTTPPQIVRHSLDGGRDVTLFHTPDLSRFELGTTRRLEVPSKWGALDASLTVPAGFDPSKRYPVIFAPYGGPLPVADGNEGTDQWPGLFTHFLAQHGFLVFSLAGPASNNDRASDARLFYTRMGEIALAGQLAGVDWLKTQPYADPARLGITGWSYGGYLTAFALTHAPGVFKSGIAGAPPADWHYYDTAYTERYMGMPNQQRAAYRTTSVLPAAAQLRSTLLILQGTSDDNVHLMNSISLLQAFISKGKTVEYFAYPGSRHGVRSVAGRRDIGRRMLAWWERTL encoded by the coding sequence ATGCTTTTCGCGCTGCTGCTGGCGGTCACGCTTCCCGCCGCGGGGCAGCGGCCGCTCACCATCGAGGACATCTACGCGCAACATCCCGTAAGCGGAACGCCCCCGTCGGCGTTTCTCTACGCGCCCGACGGCAATCACTATGCGTTTTCGGTCCCCGGCGCGCGCGAAGACGATCCGCCGGTGTTACACGTTCACGACGTGCGCGACGGCCGCGACGCCGTGCTGCAACCCGCCAAGAGCGCGTCGCGCGGATCGCGGTCGCGCGAGATCTCGCAAGTCGTGTGGTCGCACGACGGCACGCGCGTCGCATTTCTGGCCAGCGGCGCCTTACACGTCGCCGATGCCGACGGCACGCACGACCGCACGCTCGCGGCCGATGCCGACGATCCGCAATGGTCTCCCGGCGACACGGCCCTCGCGTTCGTGCACGACGACGAGCTCTACGAGGTTACGACCGCAGCGCGCGAGCGGCGCTTGACGTTCGATGGATCGGAGACCCGGATCAACGGCGATCCCGACTGGCTCTACAGTGAAGAGCTCGCAGTGGAGCACGCCTTTGCGTGGTCGCCCGACGGACGCAGCATCGCGTATCTCTCGTTTGACGAATCGCCGATCGTACCGTTTCCGATTCAGGATTTTCTCCCGCGCATCAACACCGTCGAAGAGCAGCGCTATCCATTAGCCGGCAGCGCGAACCCGAAGGTCTCGTTGCGCGTGCTCGACGTCGCGTCGGCGCGGTCGCATGCGATCTACGACGGCGCGCCGCACGACGAGTACGTCCTCAGCTTCGTTTGGACGCCGGACGGCCACAGCGTCGTCGACGAAATCTTGGACCGTTCGCAGCATCACCTGCGTCTCATCGCGTTTGGTGCCGCGACCGGCGACGCGCGCACGCTTCTTACCGAGAGCGACGCCAAGTTTCTCGACAACGAAGACTCGCCCCCGCCGCATTTTTTGCGCGACGGTAAGCAGTTCTTGTGGCTCTCGGAACGCGCCGGCGTCGAGGCGCTGTACCGGATCGATACCGCGACCGGAGCGGCGGTTCGCCTGACCGGAAACTACCCGGTGTCGGACGTCGAGCAAGTGGACGAGCGGCGCGGCGTTGCGTACGTCACCGCGTTCTATCCCACGCGACGCGACGCACACTTGCTTCTCGTATCGCTGCGCGGCGGCGCGATGCACGACCTGACGCCCGGCCAAGGATCGCACCTCGTTGTGATGCCCGAACGCGGACGCACGTACGTCGATCATTTTTCCTCGTTGACGACGCCTCCGCAGATCGTGCGGCACTCGCTCGACGGCGGTCGCGACGTTACATTGTTCCACACGCCCGATCTGTCGCGATTCGAACTGGGCACGACGCGCCGCCTTGAGGTTCCATCGAAGTGGGGAGCGTTGGATGCGAGCCTGACCGTACCCGCGGGCTTCGATCCGAGCAAACGCTATCCGGTAATCTTCGCGCCGTACGGCGGACCGCTGCCCGTCGCCGACGGCAACGAAGGCACCGACCAGTGGCCGGGGCTGTTTACGCACTTCCTGGCCCAGCACGGTTTTCTAGTGTTTTCGTTAGCCGGCCCCGCATCGAACAACGATCGCGCGTCGGATGCGCGACTCTTCTACACGAGGATGGGCGAGATTGCGCTTGCGGGACAGCTCGCCGGCGTGGACTGGCTCAAGACGCAACCGTACGCCGATCCGGCGCGGCTGGGCATCACCGGCTGGAGTTACGGCGGCTACCTCACGGCGTTCGCGTTGACGCACGCCCCCGGCGTATTTAAATCGGGGATCGCCGGCGCGCCGCCCGCCGACTGGCACTACTACGACACGGCCTACACGGAACGGTACATGGGCATGCCGAACCAGCAGCGCGCCGCGTATAGGACGACGTCGGTGCTGCCCGCGGCGGCGCAGTTACGCTCGACGCTTTTGATTCTGCAAGGAACCTCGGACGACAACGTGCACCTCATGAACTCGATTTCGCTGCTGCAGGCATTCATCTCGAAGGGCAAGACGGTGGAATACTTTGCCTATCCCGGGTCGCGCCACGGCGTGCGCAGCGTCGCGGGACGCCGGGACATCGGGCGACGCATGCTCGCGTGGTGGGAGCGCACGCTCTAA
- a CDS encoding aspartyl protease family protein has translation MKRPFVGLCAALMVLSAQTGAAPAAEQQSDSQARALLQKHHEFAGWQLGDGTFKTMRLTREYTDDKGDVVTRRQELRVGLAYRNASTNVRRNVTYDDGFTGNIFWNTNWNGFTTPEYGEAAKYDLTYAGLFDEGLNTLPATSRGSATVDGAIAQIVRVSVPNADAVDLYVDPATGAFVQAVIDPGGDYDTTIRGIQYGDVLPGKKMIHSFRYGTGRPWVYTKIEPNVIVGDQDLHPPAPSATWSFANAQPFPIEVSYDRFYVDATIDGVPGRFILDTGSSSIYLTQRFASKVKLKTLWSATRTGGAIGDDAIKSDIVKLDSLTIGGNTLSNVTAELNRSNFEGDKEAPDGLIGFDLFGGAVVTLDTGASTMTIRDPSTEVDTSQGVPLLVDLSGGVPVVPMKLNGSIDVRAILDSGSPEHVLFSSELISQHGLRMAVDSSAVGYIQSHLYFRGVGGVNFRPAECGHIDSLALGPIVYGGANACSTYDLGGRNVLVGFDFLKHFNIIFDYPHARMVLIPNKN, from the coding sequence ATGAAGCGTCCATTCGTTGGTCTCTGCGCAGCTCTCATGGTTCTTTCGGCCCAGACGGGGGCGGCGCCGGCGGCCGAGCAGCAGTCCGATTCGCAAGCGCGAGCGCTGCTGCAGAAGCATCACGAGTTCGCCGGCTGGCAGCTTGGTGACGGCACCTTCAAGACGATGCGCCTTACGCGCGAGTACACCGACGATAAAGGCGACGTCGTCACTCGACGCCAGGAACTGCGCGTCGGCCTCGCCTACCGAAACGCCAGCACGAACGTGCGCCGTAACGTGACCTACGACGATGGGTTCACCGGAAACATCTTTTGGAACACCAACTGGAACGGATTCACGACGCCTGAGTACGGCGAGGCCGCCAAGTACGATTTGACCTATGCGGGTTTGTTCGACGAGGGCCTCAATACGCTGCCCGCGACGTCGCGGGGATCCGCCACGGTCGACGGAGCGATCGCCCAAATCGTTCGCGTATCGGTTCCCAATGCCGACGCCGTCGACTTGTACGTCGATCCTGCGACCGGCGCTTTCGTTCAAGCGGTGATCGATCCGGGCGGCGACTACGACACGACGATCCGCGGTATCCAATACGGCGACGTGCTGCCGGGCAAGAAAATGATCCATTCCTTCCGCTACGGCACCGGCCGTCCGTGGGTCTACACGAAAATCGAGCCCAACGTGATCGTCGGCGATCAGGATCTCCATCCGCCGGCGCCCAGCGCGACGTGGTCCTTTGCTAACGCGCAGCCGTTCCCGATCGAGGTCAGCTACGACCGTTTCTACGTCGACGCCACGATCGACGGCGTACCGGGGCGTTTCATTCTCGACACCGGTTCGAGCTCGATCTATCTGACGCAGCGTTTCGCTTCGAAAGTCAAACTGAAGACGCTTTGGTCGGCCACGCGAACCGGCGGCGCCATCGGCGACGACGCGATCAAAAGCGACATCGTGAAGCTCGATTCCCTCACCATCGGCGGTAACACGCTTTCAAACGTGACGGCCGAACTCAATCGCAGCAACTTCGAAGGCGACAAAGAAGCTCCCGACGGTCTCATCGGTTTCGACCTCTTCGGCGGCGCGGTCGTGACGTTAGATACCGGCGCCTCGACGATGACGATCCGCGATCCATCGACCGAGGTCGATACGTCGCAGGGCGTACCGCTGCTCGTCGATCTTTCCGGCGGCGTGCCGGTCGTGCCGATGAAGCTCAACGGCAGCATCGACGTGCGAGCTATACTCGACTCGGGTAGTCCCGAACACGTCTTGTTCTCTTCCGAGCTCATCTCGCAGCACGGGCTGCGCATGGCCGTCGACAGTTCGGCCGTGGGCTACATTCAGTCGCACCTCTATTTTCGCGGCGTGGGCGGCGTCAACTTTCGCCCGGCGGAATGCGGTCATATCGATTCGCTCGCCCTCGGTCCGATCGTATACGGTGGCGCAAACGCCTGCTCGACCTACGATCTCGGCGGCAGAAACGTCCTCGTTGGATTCGATTTTCTCAAGCACTTCAACATTATCTTCGATTACCCGCACGCGCGGATGGTCCTGATTCCGAACAAGAACTAG
- a CDS encoding SRPBCC family protein produces MTSTIQITTPSDREVRVTRTFAAPAPLVFDAHTKPELVKRWLLGPPGWSMPVCEIDLTVGGRYHYVWHNDSDGREFGIQGQFLEIVSPERIVTVETMDGMSGETTVTTTFEDKGPETHFTITMLFDSQKTRDIALETGMTDGMGMSYDRLQDLLSQT; encoded by the coding sequence ATGACATCCACGATTCAAATAACGACTCCATCGGATCGCGAGGTGCGCGTGACGCGCACGTTCGCTGCCCCCGCGCCGCTCGTATTCGACGCCCATACGAAACCCGAACTCGTAAAGCGCTGGCTGCTCGGGCCGCCCGGCTGGAGCATGCCCGTGTGCGAGATCGATCTCACCGTCGGCGGCCGCTACCACTACGTCTGGCATAACGATAGCGACGGACGGGAGTTCGGCATCCAAGGTCAGTTTCTCGAAATCGTTTCACCAGAGCGCATCGTTACCGTCGAGACGATGGACGGCATGTCTGGAGAAACGACCGTCACCACAACGTTCGAGGATAAAGGACCGGAAACGCATTTCACGATCACCATGCTCTTCGACTCACAAAAAACGCGGGACATCGCGCTGGAAACCGGCATGACCGACGGTATGGGAATGAGCTACGACCGGCTACAGGACCTGCTGAGCCAAACCTAG
- a CDS encoding metalloregulator ArsR/SmtB family transcription factor → MTVIKARTDGKRLDATFFALSDATRRAILLRLASGEATVNELTESFAISQPAISRHLKVLETAGLIARTRDAQRRPARVEPKSIAAVTAWIERYRDLWETTYQRLDAVLKEIS, encoded by the coding sequence ATGACTGTTATCAAAGCAAGGACCGACGGTAAACGGCTCGACGCCACGTTTTTCGCCCTATCGGACGCGACGCGCAGAGCGATTCTGCTACGGCTTGCAAGCGGGGAGGCGACGGTCAACGAGCTCACCGAGTCGTTTGCGATCAGTCAGCCCGCGATCTCGCGCCATCTGAAAGTCCTGGAAACCGCCGGCTTGATCGCGCGGACGCGCGACGCTCAGCGCCGTCCGGCGCGCGTCGAACCCAAGTCGATTGCCGCGGTCACCGCGTGGATCGAGCGCTACCGCGACCTTTGGGAAACCACCTATCAACGTCTCGACGCCGTTCTCAAGGAGATCTCATGA
- the dxs gene encoding 1-deoxy-D-xylulose-5-phosphate synthase: protein MVLERIGSPADVKKLSREEIDSAASEIRDLLVRTCAANGGHLAPNLGVVELTLALHKILDLPHDRLVWDVSHQAYVHKILTGRRDRFHTLRKGGGISGFAMRSESEYDPFGAGHASTAVSSALGMAQARDLTGGDERVVAVIGDGALTGGLAYEALNNAGHLKTQFTVILNDNEMSIAPNVGAIASYLSVLRTKPFANFARRAGKTVLDRIPLGRAAKKAFESAEIGAMRFISPTEKAAVIFEELGFRYIGPVDGHNYDSVLDALRTSVEFDRPVVLHVRTLKGKGYEPAERDSRTFHGIGANVFEPSDGSKKSAPASRPKFQDAFGEAMIALAEKDPRVVGITAAMPDGTGLAKFAKKFPDRYFDVGIAEAHAVCSAAGMATNGLRPVCAIYSTFLQRAYDQIVHDVVVQNLPVIFCMDRAGFVGDDGPTHMGLYDIAYLRTLPNMTVMAPRNEAELLPMMEHALSLNAPAAIRYPRGSTSGRHDEPLAPIVQGKAEVLRRGSGVAVLAYGNTVDVALDAYDALDGDRKPTIVNARFVKPLDERLLLDLPNDHTHVITLEEHSLHGGFGSAVSEFVADRGLALKVQRIGVPNVLVQHDSQDKQRAAIGLNAEALSKQLTGLLQGAATRV from the coding sequence ATGGTTTTGGAACGGATTGGATCCCCCGCCGACGTCAAGAAGCTTTCGCGCGAAGAAATAGATAGCGCCGCTAGCGAGATTCGCGACCTTCTCGTCCGCACGTGCGCCGCCAACGGCGGTCATCTCGCCCCTAATCTCGGCGTGGTGGAACTGACCTTAGCGCTGCACAAAATCCTCGACTTGCCGCACGACCGGCTGGTTTGGGACGTGAGCCATCAGGCCTACGTGCACAAGATTCTCACCGGCCGGCGCGACCGCTTCCACACGCTGCGAAAGGGCGGCGGCATTTCGGGTTTTGCGATGCGCAGCGAGTCCGAGTACGATCCATTCGGCGCCGGCCACGCCAGCACGGCCGTGTCCTCGGCGCTTGGCATGGCCCAAGCCCGCGATCTCACCGGCGGCGACGAACGCGTCGTCGCGGTGATCGGCGACGGCGCGCTGACCGGCGGTCTCGCCTACGAAGCCCTCAACAATGCGGGGCATCTCAAGACGCAGTTTACCGTAATACTCAACGACAACGAGATGTCGATCGCGCCCAACGTCGGCGCCATCGCCTCATATCTGTCCGTGCTGCGCACGAAGCCGTTTGCCAACTTCGCGCGCAGAGCCGGTAAGACGGTGCTCGATCGCATTCCGCTGGGCCGCGCCGCGAAGAAGGCTTTCGAATCGGCGGAGATTGGAGCCATGCGCTTCATCTCGCCAACCGAGAAAGCCGCGGTTATTTTCGAAGAGCTCGGCTTCCGTTATATTGGGCCGGTCGACGGCCACAACTACGACTCCGTGCTCGACGCACTGCGTACGTCGGTCGAGTTCGACCGCCCCGTGGTGCTGCACGTCCGCACGCTCAAGGGCAAGGGCTACGAGCCGGCCGAGCGCGACTCGCGCACCTTCCACGGCATCGGCGCCAACGTGTTCGAACCCAGCGACGGCAGCAAGAAAAGCGCGCCGGCGAGCCGGCCGAAATTCCAAGACGCTTTTGGTGAAGCCATGATTGCGTTAGCGGAGAAAGATCCGCGCGTCGTCGGCATCACCGCAGCCATGCCCGACGGTACCGGCCTCGCGAAGTTTGCGAAGAAGTTTCCGGACCGCTATTTCGACGTCGGCATCGCCGAAGCGCACGCCGTCTGTTCGGCCGCGGGTATGGCCACCAACGGCTTGCGTCCCGTCTGCGCAATTTACTCGACGTTCCTGCAGCGCGCGTACGATCAGATCGTGCACGACGTCGTCGTGCAAAACTTGCCCGTGATCTTTTGCATGGACCGTGCCGGCTTCGTCGGCGACGACGGCCCGACGCATATGGGACTTTACGATATCGCCTACTTGCGGACGCTGCCGAACATGACGGTGATGGCACCGCGCAACGAGGCCGAACTGCTGCCCATGATGGAGCACGCGCTCTCGCTCAACGCACCCGCCGCGATTCGCTATCCGCGCGGATCGACCAGCGGCCGGCACGACGAGCCGCTCGCGCCGATCGTGCAGGGCAAGGCCGAAGTGCTGCGCCGCGGCAGCGGCGTCGCGGTGCTCGCCTACGGCAATACCGTGGACGTCGCTTTAGATGCATACGACGCGCTCGACGGCGATCGGAAGCCCACGATCGTAAACGCGCGTTTCGTCAAGCCGTTGGACGAACGGCTCCTCCTGGATCTGCCAAACGATCACACGCACGTTATCACGCTCGAGGAACACTCGCTGCACGGCGGTTTTGGATCGGCCGTTTCGGAGTTCGTCGCCGATCGCGGTCTTGCGCTCAAAGTGCAGCGTATCGGCGTGCCAAACGTGTTGGTTCAGCACGACTCGCAGGATAAGCAGCGCGCGGCAATCGGTCTCAACGCTGAAGCGCTGTCCAAGCAACTGACGGGGTTGTTGCAGGGAGCCGCGACAAGGGTTTAG
- a CDS encoding histidine-type phosphatase encodes MRICTLLFAFLCALIASDALPARAQLPAANDLKAVVVLMRHGVRSPTHPGELSAYARQPWRQFDVKPGYLTAHGALLAQQLGEYYRKMYLPGSGCPAQGSVSIWADVDERTLETGKAIAKGFAPDCGLTLGHSPGDKDPLFDPPGVAKVDAALSLASLQGAVGGDPNTLAKAYNAQFAALDEILGCGHATACKPISSQPSTIESKGDGRLASLSGGIDLAATAAENLLLEYTDGAPAPGWGRLNDNRLIEVIQLHAVAKQLEHNRYAGRAHASNLMAHILRELQSPPARVSFIVGHDTQLEELSGMFGLSWLVRGDAMNDTPPGSALVYELHAPANGAQYVRLYFVAQSLDDMRAGRGTNPQRVPVYVPGCPTLDCPIDTFASVVNGAIDPTFVAR; translated from the coding sequence GTGAGAATCTGTACGCTGTTGTTCGCCTTTCTGTGCGCGCTGATCGCGTCGGACGCCCTTCCGGCGCGCGCACAGCTGCCGGCGGCCAACGACCTCAAGGCCGTCGTCGTCTTGATGCGTCACGGCGTGCGTTCGCCGACGCATCCCGGGGAGCTTTCGGCTTACGCGCGGCAGCCGTGGCGTCAGTTTGACGTCAAGCCCGGATATCTCACGGCGCACGGAGCGCTGCTCGCGCAGCAGCTCGGCGAGTACTATCGTAAAATGTACTTACCGGGCTCGGGTTGTCCGGCGCAGGGCTCCGTGTCGATTTGGGCCGACGTCGACGAGCGCACGCTCGAAACCGGCAAGGCGATCGCCAAGGGCTTTGCACCTGATTGCGGACTCACCCTCGGTCACTCCCCCGGCGACAAAGATCCACTCTTCGATCCGCCCGGCGTTGCGAAAGTCGATGCTGCACTTTCGCTGGCGTCACTGCAAGGTGCGGTCGGCGGCGATCCCAACACCCTTGCTAAAGCGTATAACGCGCAATTTGCGGCGCTGGACGAGATATTGGGCTGCGGGCACGCGACGGCGTGCAAACCGATTTCGAGCCAACCGTCGACGATCGAATCCAAAGGCGACGGACGGCTCGCCTCGCTTTCCGGCGGGATCGATCTCGCCGCCACGGCTGCCGAGAATCTCCTGCTCGAATATACCGACGGCGCACCGGCACCGGGGTGGGGTCGCCTCAACGACAACCGTCTCATCGAGGTGATCCAATTGCACGCGGTGGCAAAGCAGCTAGAGCACAATCGTTACGCGGGCCGCGCGCACGCCTCGAACCTTATGGCGCATATCCTGCGCGAACTACAATCGCCGCCGGCACGCGTTTCGTTTATCGTTGGTCACGATACGCAGCTCGAAGAACTCTCCGGGATGTTTGGTCTCTCCTGGCTCGTGCGCGGGGACGCCATGAACGATACGCCTCCGGGCAGCGCGCTGGTGTACGAACTTCACGCGCCGGCGAACGGGGCGCAGTACGTGCGCCTCTATTTCGTGGCGCAATCGCTCGACGACATGCGTGCGGGTCGCGGCACTAACCCGCAGCGCGTTCCGGTCTACGTTCCGGGCTGCCCGACCTTAGATTGTCCCATAGACACGTTCGCAAGCGTCGTCAACGGCGCGATCGATCCGACATTCGTGGCGCGCTGA
- a CDS encoding HlyD family efflux transporter periplasmic adaptor subunit has translation MKRSLPIVMALAVAGCHGERPVTHFQPTVRVVAARLGSLQQTLALAGRVGPAAGTQTKLEFSVPGTVRSIDVRLGDRVAAGTALAQLDPTSYSLAAQQAGADASAAIAGAAAARVDRVSVKLNADRAELERQRHLYRAGISALRDVQGAEATLAADRADSQAARAQIAQAQAQAASANARAASATYDVARTTLRAPHEGIVVAIFAQPGDAVDTTTPVVAIAPAEQHSATLDVPVSDVARVTAGDAVTMRAGTLTWSGRVSGVATAVDPATGLAVMSVDGIPSGVAAGTPVDATVVVGSVRGLIVPADAIVEDPQSGKTLAFVQGHDKNGATIFEPRTVTIDARNDSFVRVTSGLRAGERVAERGTIDLLAPPNSGGD, from the coding sequence ATGAAGCGTTCGCTGCCGATCGTTATGGCTTTGGCTGTAGCGGGTTGCCACGGCGAAAGGCCGGTTACCCACTTCCAGCCCACGGTGCGCGTAGTGGCCGCTCGTCTCGGCTCGCTGCAGCAGACGCTCGCGCTCGCCGGGCGCGTCGGTCCCGCCGCCGGGACGCAAACGAAACTCGAATTTTCCGTCCCAGGCACCGTGCGATCGATCGACGTCCGCCTCGGCGACCGGGTCGCAGCCGGCACGGCACTGGCGCAACTCGATCCGACGAGTTATTCGCTGGCGGCGCAGCAAGCCGGCGCCGACGCGTCGGCAGCGATCGCGGGAGCGGCTGCGGCGCGCGTCGACCGCGTGAGCGTCAAGCTCAATGCCGATCGCGCCGAACTGGAGCGGCAGCGGCACCTCTATCGCGCCGGCATCTCAGCGTTACGCGACGTCCAAGGTGCCGAAGCGACGCTTGCGGCCGACCGTGCGGATTCACAAGCCGCGCGCGCGCAGATCGCACAAGCCCAAGCGCAAGCCGCATCGGCAAACGCCCGCGCAGCATCGGCAACGTACGACGTCGCGCGGACAACGCTGCGCGCTCCCCACGAAGGCATCGTCGTTGCGATCTTCGCCCAACCAGGCGACGCGGTCGACACCACGACGCCCGTCGTCGCGATCGCGCCGGCGGAGCAGCATAGCGCAACGCTCGACGTTCCGGTGAGCGACGTCGCGCGCGTCACCGCCGGCGACGCAGTGACGATGCGCGCGGGTACGCTGACCTGGAGCGGCCGCGTCAGCGGCGTCGCTACCGCCGTCGACCCCGCGACGGGTCTGGCCGTGATGAGTGTCGACGGCATTCCAAGCGGCGTCGCGGCCGGCACGCCCGTTGACGCAACCGTCGTCGTTGGCTCGGTGCGCGGGCTGATCGTTCCGGCCGACGCGATTGTCGAAGATCCGCAAAGCGGCAAGACTTTGGCGTTCGTTCAAGGACACGACAAGAACGGCGCTACGATCTTCGAGCCGCGCACGGTAACAATCGACGCCCGCAACGATTCGTTCGTGCGCGTCACATCGGGACTACGCGCCGGGGAACGCGTCGCCGAGCGTGGCACCATCGACCTACTCGCACCGCCTAACTCAGGAGGAGACTAA